The following is a genomic window from Crossiella equi.
CCGCCGCGCCTGAGCCGGAGAGAGGTGTCCTCCCATGTCCGTGATCCTGCCCACCGGTGACTGGCGGTTGTGGTCCCAGTTCTCCCTGCGCGGTCCGGGTTTCCCCGCCGACGGCGTGCTCGCGCTGGCGCCGGAGGGGCTGGCCGTGGCCGCGGACAAGTTCGGTCCGGAGGACCAGCTCGGCGGCACCGACTGGACCGTCTTCCGCGAGGCCTTCGACGCGGCCTCGGTGGTGACCGCCCGGCACCTGCAGGGCATCGCCGCCCGCCCGGACTTCCGCGCGGCGGTGGCCTGGCAGAACCGGACCGTGCTGCGCACCGGCATCGCGCCGTTCCTGAACTGGACGCCGACCGCCGAGGGCCGCAGCAGCATGCCGAGGCAGCGCGAGGAGCTGGTCGCGCACTACTGGCAGCGGTTCTGCGTCAAGAACGACACCATCGGCTTCTTCGGCCCGGTCGGCTGGGGCAGCTGGGACCTGGACAGCCGCGGCCTCGCGGTGCGGCCCGGTTCGGGGCTGATCGAGCACTCGGCCGTGTACTTCTCCAGCTGGGCCATCGACACCCTGGCCAAGGTGATCGGCGAGGACCCGGCCCTGCGCCGGTGGACCGCGCCGCGCCGGGTGTCCTTCGTCCGGGTCGCCGACGACCTGGTGCACCTGCCCGGCCGCCCCCCGCAGCCGATCACCGCCGAGCAGCAGGCCGTGCTGGCCCGCTGCGACGGCACCCTCGCCCCGGTGGACCTCGCGGCCGAGGCCGGTCTGTCCGAAGTGGACCTGTTCGCGGTGCTGGACGACCTGGTCCGCCGCCGGTGGCTGGTGTGGCGGCTGGAGGTGCCGACCACCGCGCACCCCGAGGCGCACCTGCGGTCGACCCTGGAACGCGTGCGCGAGCCCGAGGTCCGCGAGCGCGCGCTGGCGAAGCTGGCGGTGCTGGAGCGGGCGAAGCAGCGCATCCACGAGGCTTACGGTGACGCGGACGCCCTGTCCGAGGCGATGGCCGCCCTGGAAACCGACTTCGCCGAGCTGACCGCGACCTCGGCGGTGCGGGCGAAGAACAGCCGCACGGCGCCCTGCCGTTCGCTGGTCTACTCCGACACCCGTCGCTCGGCGACCGCGACCCTGGGCTCGGCGGTGCTCGCCGAGCTGACCCCGCTGGGCCTGTGCCTGACCGCCGCGCGGTGGATGACGGGCAAGTTCGCCGCCGCCATGACCGGGCACATCCGCGCCGCCTACGAACGGGTGCTGGCCCGCCAGGGCCGGGTGGACCTGGGCGCGCTGTGGTTCGAGTGCCTGCCCGTGCCGCACCCGGCCTCCGAACGCGAGATCGACGCCATCCAGGCCGAGCTGCGCGAGAAGTGGTCACGGGTGCTGGACGTGCCCGAGGGTGCGCGCCGGGTGCGGCTGGACAGCGCGGACATCGCGGCGAAGGTGCGCGCGGAGTTCGAGCCGGTGGGGGAGAGCTGGAACATCGCCCGCTACGTCAGCCCGGACGTGCTGGTGCTGGCCGAGGACGCCGAGGCGGTGGAGCGCGGTGAGTTCGAGCTGGTGCTGGGCGAGCTGCACGTGGCCATGAACACCGTGGGCGCCTCGCTGTTCGCCTTGCAGCACCCGG
Proteins encoded in this region:
- a CDS encoding lantibiotic dehydratase, which translates into the protein MSVILPTGDWRLWSQFSLRGPGFPADGVLALAPEGLAVAADKFGPEDQLGGTDWTVFREAFDAASVVTARHLQGIAARPDFRAAVAWQNRTVLRTGIAPFLNWTPTAEGRSSMPRQREELVAHYWQRFCVKNDTIGFFGPVGWGSWDLDSRGLAVRPGSGLIEHSAVYFSSWAIDTLAKVIGEDPALRRWTAPRRVSFVRVADDLVHLPGRPPQPITAEQQAVLARCDGTLAPVDLAAEAGLSEVDLFAVLDDLVRRRWLVWRLEVPTTAHPEAHLRSTLERVREPEVRERALAKLAVLERAKQRIHEAYGDADALSEAMAALETDFAELTATSAVRAKNSRTAPCRSLVYSDTRRSATATLGSAVLAELTPLGLCLTAARWMTGKFAAAMTGHIRAAYERVLARQGRVDLGALWFECLPVPHPASEREIDAIQAELREKWSRVLDVPEGARRVRLDSADIAAKVRAEFEPVGESWNIARYVSPDVLVLAEDAEAVERGEFELVLGELHVAMNTVGASLFALQHPDMSTLLAETTTDFPGPRLMPMLPKEQPPRWSTRSRPALVRPEDYFVGMVDYTADPHNPRALNSADVTVSDVDGRLVATLPDGAEFPLLDVFGNALTNRVMDRFTLRPRGEHTPRITIDRMVVARETWRIGAAGLGFTAEKDEARRFVRARQWRTALDLPRFVFVTSPTEPRPFYVDFDSPVYVNILTKAARRLARTHPEGRLTLSEMLPAPDQAWLTDDQGQRYTSELRFVAVDQA